Below is a window of Christensenella minuta DNA.
CAGTTTTACCACATAGACATCCGCGGCACCGTTCTGCAGGATATCCTGCAGAATACCGAGCGCCTTGCCCGTATCGTCCTTTACGGTGCAGCCGATCAGATCCTGGATATAGAACGCTCCTTCCGGAAGCTTGGCTGCATGTGCCCTGTCGATATACAGGAGCGTTCCACGCAGTTTTTCCGCATCGTCGCGGGTATCTATCCCCCGAAGCTTCAAATAGGCGTAGCGGGCGTCTATTCGTGCATTTTCAATATCCACCCGCTCATATTCTGTTTTCTTGAAATAAACAAACTCAAGATCAAGGAAACGGGATAAGCCGTCAGTAAAAGCATCTAGCTTCACCTCGCCCTTTATGCCTTGAGGTTTCAGAATGCGGCCCAGCTCGAAATACTCTGTCATATGATCTCGACAATATACTTTTTGGGCGACTTTGTTGTGGCAGCCTTTACCACGGTGCGGATCGCCTTGGCGATCCGTCCCTGCTTACCGATCACTTTGCCCATATCATCTGGCGCGACCGTAAGTTCGAGGATAAACGCATTGTCTTCCTCGCGCTCGGTTACACGGACCGCATCCGGTTGGTCCACCAGATTTTTGGCAATATATTCCACCAATTCACGCATTGTGATTCACCCTTCAGTTGATCGCGCCGCTTTTTTTCAGTAATGCGCGCGCCGTATCCGTAGGCTGTGCACCATTGCCGATCCAGCTTTGCGCTTTCTCGTTGTCAAGCTTCAGATCCTTGGTCAGCGGATCATAATAACCAAGTTCTTCAATGTACCTGCCATCGCGAGGTGCACGTTCATCCGCGACTACCATTCTGTAAAACGGCCGTTTCTTAGAACCCATTCTTTTTAATCTGATTTTTACTGACATAATATACCTCCAAATAATTTTTTAAATAAAACTTTATTATATTACCCGCTTTACGCGGTATGGAAAACTTGACTAAAATGGCATCTTCATCATGCCGCGCCGCTTCCCGCCTTTGCCTGAAAACTGCTTGAGCATCTTTTTCATCTGGTCGAACTGATTCAGGAGCCTGTTTACATCCTGCACCGCCGTTCCGCTGCCTGCGCTGATCCGTCGCCTGCGTGAGGCATTAATGACCTGAGGGTTCAGACGTTCTTCCCGTGTCATGGATTTTACAATAGCCTTGGTACGCTCAAGCTGCTTCTCGTCAACCGTCATGCCCTTCAGCTTATTGCCTCCCGGCATCATTGCCAGGATGTCGCTCATGGAACCCATATCCTGGAATTGTTCAAGCTGATCGAGAAAATCCTCAAGCGTAAGCTGGTCTTTGGCGATTTTTTTCTGCAATTCAACGGCTTTCTTTTCCTCGAAGGACGCCTCCGCTTTTTCAATGAGAGACATGACGTCCCCCATGCCAAGTATCCGCGAGGCCATACGGTCAGGATAGAACGGCTCGATATCTGAAAGCTTTTCGCCCACGCCCACAAATTTAATCGGCTTTCCTGTCACCGAACGAACGGACATCGCCGCGCCGCCGCGCGTATCCCCGTCGATTTTAGTCAGGATCACGCCGTCGATTCCGATATTATCATTAAATGTAGTCGCCGCATTGACCGCATCCTGACCGGTCATTGCATCAAGAACCAGCAGCGTTTCCGTTGGATTTGCCGTTTGCTTCAATTCTTTAAGCTCAGCCATCATTCCATCATCAATGTGAAGGCGGCCCGCCGTATCCACGATAATCATGTCGCAACCGAGCTTCAAGGCATATTTTGCCGCTTCCTTATAAATCTTAGAAGCGTTGTCCTGCCCCATATCGAACACGTCCACACCCACCTGTTCGCCTACCACATGCAACTGTTTGACGGCGGCGGGACGATAAATATCGCAGGCGACGAGCAACGGCTTTTTTCCTTTTTTCTTATAGTATCCGGCAAGCTTGGCGCAAAACGTTGTTTTGCCGGCGCCCTGAAGCCCCATCATCAAAAGCACTGTGGGCGGCGTACCGGCAAGCCGGATCTCCGACTGCCTGCCTCCAAGCAGTTCGGTCATTTCATCCCGAACGAGCTTGATTACCTGCTGCCCGGGCGTGAGACTTTCGAGTATCTCGGAACCAACAGCCTTTTCCGACAGCTCCTTGATAAATTTTTTAACGACGAGAAAGTTGACATCTGCCTCAAGCAGCACAAGTTTCACTTCGCGCATTGCCGCTTTGATATCTCCCTCAGAGAGTTTCCCGCGCGATGTCAGTTTCCTGAATACGTTTTGAAGTTTTTCCGCAATACCTTCAAATGCCATCTATTTCTCCTTGCTGTTTGCAACCAGACCGAGTTTGCCTTCCATATCCATGAGTTTTGCCTGTGCCCTTTTCAGGGTATCCAATACGCCCTGCCTCGATATTCCGCACTCCTGTGCAATCTCGGCGAGAGAGTAATCGTCATTGTAATAGAGTTCAAACATTTTAGCCTGTTTTTCCGTCAAAAATTTCCCATAGAAGTCGTAGTACAAGCTAAGACCTAAATCCTTTTCGCGCTTCATAACATACCGCCAGTCAGCCGTCTGCAATAGCCCTGCGGCCGATTGCTCTTATACTTGCAGTTTTGAAGCCAGCAGGCACTTTCGCTGTACAGCCTAAATGCAGGTACGCATTTCCCGCTTAAAGTCAAACCGCTTGTGCTCCAAAAACAGGTGTAAAGCAAACTGCCTTTACACCTGTTTTATTATACATGATTTTTGGAAAGTGTCAAGTACGATACCTTTACACAAACAATTTCAGCAACTGTTTCCGGGAGACCGGCCCTCCGTGCCCGGGATAAAAAACTTCCGCACCTGTCCGCTTCAAAGACTCTACGCTTCGACTGACCGCTCTGAAATCTTCCGCGATCCGTGCCCGGCTGATACCGCCCATATTCATGAGCGTATCCCCGACAATACATTTTTTTCCGACTATGATTCCGACAGAACCCGCCGTATGTCCGGGAAGTTCAATGATCTGCGCGTCGATCCCAAAACATCCCAAGTCCTGTCCGCCCCGCAAATAAAAAGCCGGGACAAACGGTTCGATATGCGTTCTGTTGATATTTGCCAGAGACGCCTTTTTAATAAAATAGCCGAGCAGGCCGCGCGAATCAATCGTATGAATACGGTTGTCACGCACAAGGGCCGCATCCGCTTCGTGCAGGGCAACTACCGCTCCAAATTCCCGTGCCAGAAATGCCGCGTTATATGCATGGTCAAAATGGCCGTGCGTCAACAGGATCAACTTAATATTCCACGGCCTCAGGGCCGACAACAATCTTTCCCTTGTAGCTTTTCGTCCCGTATCCACAAGCACGGCATGACCGTCCTTTTCGATCACAAAACAATTATCTCCGCCAAACCGCAAATGCGTTATATGCGTCTTCATATCATCCCAGTATCGCCCTCGCGAATTCGTGTGCGTCAAAAGGCTGCAGGTCGTCCACACCTTCGCCGACGCCGATGAAACGCACCGGTACGCCCGTCATATCCTTTACGGCGCATACAACGCCGCCTTTGGCCGTTCCGTCAAGTTTGGTCAGGATAATCCCGGTGAGCTTAACGCTTTTGTTAAACACTTCTGCCTGTGCGATGGCATTTTGTCCCGTCGTGGCATCCACTACAAGGAACGTTTCACGATTTGCACCTTCATATTCTTTATCGATGACCCTGTTGATTTTCTCCAGCTCGCTCATCAGGTTCTTTTTGTTGTGCAGGCGGCCGGCCGTATCAATAATCAACAAATCGCTGTCCGCAGCCTTTGCCGCATCGATCGCGTCATAAACGACAGCCGCCGGATCGGCGCCTTCCGCATACTTGATGACGCGTGCATTCGTGCGCTGGCCCCAGATTGAAAGCTGTTCCGCCGCCGCCGCGCGAAAGGTGTCTGCCGCTGCCAGAAGCACTTTTTTCCCTTGGATGTTA
It encodes the following:
- a CDS encoding MBL fold metallo-hydrolase, yielding MKTHITHLRFGGDNCFVIEKDGHAVLVDTGRKATRERLLSALRPWNIKLILLTHGHFDHAYNAAFLAREFGAVVALHEADAALVRDNRIHTIDSRGLLGYFIKKASLANINRTHIEPFVPAFYLRGGQDLGCFGIDAQIIELPGHTAGSVGIIVGKKCIVGDTLMNMGGISRARIAEDFRAVSRSVESLKRTGAEVFYPGHGGPVSRKQLLKLFV
- the rpsP gene encoding 30S ribosomal protein S16, with the protein product MSVKIRLKRMGSKKRPFYRMVVADERAPRDGRYIEELGYYDPLTKDLKLDNEKAQSWIGNGAQPTDTARALLKKSGAIN
- a CDS encoding KH domain-containing protein — protein: MRELVEYIAKNLVDQPDAVRVTEREEDNAFILELTVAPDDMGKVIGKQGRIAKAIRTVVKAATTKSPKKYIVEII
- the ffh gene encoding signal recognition particle protein — translated: MAFEGIAEKLQNVFRKLTSRGKLSEGDIKAAMREVKLVLLEADVNFLVVKKFIKELSEKAVGSEILESLTPGQQVIKLVRDEMTELLGGRQSEIRLAGTPPTVLLMMGLQGAGKTTFCAKLAGYYKKKGKKPLLVACDIYRPAAVKQLHVVGEQVGVDVFDMGQDNASKIYKEAAKYALKLGCDMIIVDTAGRLHIDDGMMAELKELKQTANPTETLLVLDAMTGQDAVNAATTFNDNIGIDGVILTKIDGDTRGGAAMSVRSVTGKPIKFVGVGEKLSDIEPFYPDRMASRILGMGDVMSLIEKAEASFEEKKAVELQKKIAKDQLTLEDFLDQLEQFQDMGSMSDILAMMPGGNKLKGMTVDEKQLERTKAIVKSMTREERLNPQVINASRRRRISAGSGTAVQDVNRLLNQFDQMKKMLKQFSGKGGKRRGMMKMPF
- the ftsY gene encoding signal recognition particle-docking protein FtsY encodes the protein MGFFDKLKERVNKTRENFSAKVNNVIKNFRKVDEEFFEELEEALILSDIGYATTEKVIGTLRDQVKENKISDSSEIKDILVNILADYMSAPPLEIRKPTVMLIVGVNGVGKTTAIGKLTNYYNIQGKKVLLAAADTFRAAAAEQLSIWGQRTNARVIKYAEGADPAAVVYDAIDAAKAADSDLLIIDTAGRLHNKKNLMSELEKINRVIDKEYEGANRETFLVVDATTGQNAIAQAEVFNKSVKLTGIILTKLDGTAKGGVVCAVKDMTGVPVRFIGVGEGVDDLQPFDAHEFARAILG
- the rimM gene encoding ribosome maturation factor RimM (Essential for efficient processing of 16S rRNA) is translated as MTEYFELGRILKPQGIKGEVKLDAFTDGLSRFLDLEFVYFKKTEYERVDIENARIDARYAYLKLRGIDTRDDAEKLRGTLLYIDRAHAAKLPEGAFYIQDLIGCTVKDDTGKALGILQDILQNGAADVYVVKLEKGTCMFPAVGHIVLVRDIENGVITVDAQRLAEVAVYDI
- the ylxM gene encoding YlxM family DNA-binding protein, with product MKREKDLGLSLYYDFYGKFLTEKQAKMFELYYNDDYSLAEIAQECGISRQGVLDTLKRAQAKLMDMEGKLGLVANSKEK